A DNA window from Theobroma cacao cultivar B97-61/B2 chromosome 5, Criollo_cocoa_genome_V2, whole genome shotgun sequence contains the following coding sequences:
- the LOC18600411 gene encoding uncharacterized protein LOC18600411 isoform X3, whose amino-acid sequence MGSNAPTSNDRTRTNWTPTMERYFIDLMLDQMHRGNRLGHTFNKQAWTDMLTIFNAKFGCKYDRDTLKSHYTNLWKQYNDVKNLLEQNGFSWDDIRKLIVAPPHVWDAYVKGQPDAQVYRNRTLMNFNDLCLIYAYTQADGRYSRSSHDIDFDDDAQGMNFGVGTTIPPASDERPKIDWTQAMDQHFIELMLGHLRNGNKSKNTFNKQAWNDMLGSFNAKFGFPYGKSFLRRRYRKLLKHYSDVQSLLLQKGFSWDEKQQMVVADDLVWDNYVKAHPDARIYRNKKMLNYQDLRLIYGNASNIGVSSHMCQGRNTGPKILPAWTGEQNEDHLCDRREMLSIHWTPAMNRYFIDLLLNQALGGNKIHHMFIPEAWTQMVAMFNVKFGCQYDEDALKSQARDLRRQYNNIKILLEQNGFSWDDTREMVIAEDYIWDTYIKAHPYIQSYRNKSVPDYHKLCVIFGQESSNGWCSMAKSMYLENEDPDLMIGEDTQYHASNGCSRIDWNPSMDRHLIDLLLEQVHRGNRINGACNSELWMEMAVSFMETFGLQPDEEFLKNHHDTLGKQYYIMRTLLDRRVFSWDEARQMVTASDDVWDTYIKEYPDIESYRNISKPNYNDLCLIYGNSTDGKDWRSGRDACSNGYGTKLKNGYCGRTDWIPSMDRYFIDLMLEHVRQGSMVDKKFNNLAWGDMVAKFSAEFGHQCDKDVLKSRFMNLRKRFNDMKNLLDHDGFAWDDMRQMIIADDNLWATYLKVKRRVNPLLVAVQQGYMEQSLNYPIKGKGRKLMLHRYQHPEKPKDPIKNYYMHLMRGRLWSKAVLKMKTSFMAQLKA is encoded by the exons ATGGGAAGCAATGCACCTACGAGCAATGATAGAACGAGAACAAATTGGACACCAACAATGGaaagatattttattgatCTTATGTTAGATCAAATGCATAGGGGTAATAGATTAGGTCATACATTTAACAAACAAGCTTGGACTGATATGTTGACCATATTTAATGCAAAGTTTGGGTGTAAATACGATAGGGATACTTTGAAAAGTCATTACACCAATTTGTGGAAGCAGTATAATGATGTGAAAAACCTTCTCGAACAAAATGGGTTCAGTTGGGATGATATACGAAAATTGATAGTTGCCCCTCCGCATGTCTGGGATGCATATGTCAAG GGTCAACCAGATGCACAGGTTTATAGAAATAGAactttgatgaatttcaaTGACTTGTGCTTGATATATGCATATACACAAGCAGATGGAAGATACAGCAGGTCAAGTCATGATATTGACTTTGATGATGATGCTCAAGGGATGAATTTTG GTGTTGGAACTACCATTCCTCCAGCAAGTGATGAGCGCCCGAAAATAGACTGGACACAGGCCATGGACCAACATTTCATTGAGCTTATGCTGGGCCATCTTAGAAACGGCAATAAAAGCAAGAACACATTCAACAAACAAGCATGGAATGATATGCTTGGTTCATTTAATGCGAAGTTTGGTTTTCCGTACGGAAAAAGTTTTTTAAGGCGTAGATATAGGAAACTGTTGAAGCACTATAGTGATGTTCAGAGTCTACTTCTACAAAAAGGGTTTTCTTGGGATGAAAAACAACAAATGGTGGTTGCTGATGATCTTGTTTGGGATAACTATGTCAAG GCACATCCAGATGCTCGTATCTACAGAAACAAGAAGATGCTGAACTACcaagatttgaggttgattTATGGAAATGCAAGCAACATTGGAGTTTCAAGTCATATGTGCCAAGGAAGAAACACTGGGCCTAAAATATTACCAGCGTGGACTG GTGAACAAAACGAAGACCATCTCTGTGATAGACGTGAGATGCTGAGTATACATTGGACACCGGCAATGAATCGATATTTTATTGACTTGTTGCTTAACCAAGCACTTGGTGGGAATAAAATTCATCACATGTTCATACCTGAGGCGTGGACTCAAATGGTTGCAATGTTCAATGTAAAATTTGGATGTCAATATGATGAAGATGCCTTGAAGTCTCAAGCCAGAGACTTGAGGAGGCAATATAATAACATAAAGATACTACTTGAACAGAATGGGTTCTCATGGGATGACACTCGAGAAATGGTCATTGCTGAGGATTATATTTGGGATACTTACATAAAG GCACATCCCTACATTCAATCATACAGAAACAAATCAGTGCCTGACTATCATAAGCTATGTGTTATATTTGGCCAAGAAAGTTCTAATGGATGGTGCAGTATGGCCAAAAGCATGTATCTTGAAAATGAAGACCCCGATTTGATGATTG GAGAGGACACCCAATACCATGCTAGTAATGGTTGTTCAAGGATAGATTGGAATCCCTCGATGGATCGGCATCTTATTGACCTTTTGTTAGAGCAAGTGCATAGAGGGAATAGGATCAATGGTGCTTGTAATTCTGAACTATGGATGGAGATGGCTGTGTCATTTATGGAAACTTTTGGATTACAACCTGATGAGGAATTTTTGAAGAATCATCATGATACTTTAGGGAAACAATATTATATTATGAGGACTCTCCTTGATCGGAGAGTGTTTTCTTGGGATGAAGCACGTCAGATGGTTACAGCCAGTGATGATGTTTGGGATACTTATATCAAG GAATACCCAGATATAGAGTCATACAGAAACATATCTAAGCCAAATTATAATGATTTGTGCTTGATCTATGGAAATTCAACTGATGGGAAGGACTGGCGATCAGGTCGAGATGCTTGCAGCAATGGTTATG GAACCAAACTTAAAAATGGCTACTGCGGGAGAACTGATTGGATACCATCAATGGATCGATATTTCATTGATCTAATGCTAGAGCACGTTCGTCAAGGGAGTATggttgataaaaaatttaacaatctAGCCTGGGGTGATATGGTTGCAAAATTTAGTGCAGAATTTGGGCATCAGTGTGACAAAGATGTCCTAAAAAGCCGTTTTATGAACTTGAGGAAACGATTCAATGATATGAAAAACCTACTTGACCATGATGGATTTGCTTGGGATGATATGCGACAGATGATAATCGCTGATGATAATCTCTGGGCTACTTATTTAAAG GTGAAGAGGAGGGTGAATCCCCTACTAGTAGCAGTCCAACAAGGATACATGGAACAG AGTTTGAACTACCCGATCAAAGGAAAAGGCAGAAAACTGATGCTTCATCGATATCAGCATCCAGAAAAGCCCAAAGACCCAATCAAGAACTACTACATGCATTTGATGAGAGGCCGATTATGGTCAAAAGcagttttaaaaatgaagaCCAGTTTTATGGCTCAATTGAAAGCATAG
- the LOC18600411 gene encoding uncharacterized protein LOC18600411 isoform X4: protein MNFNDLCLIYAYTQADGRYSRSSHDIDFDDDAQGMNFGVGTTIPPASDERPKIDWTQAMDQHFIELMLGHLRNGNKSKNTFNKQAWNDMLGSFNAKFGFPYGKSFLRRRYRKLLKHYSDVQSLLLQKGFSWDEKQQMVVADDLVWDNYVKAHPDARIYRNKKMLNYQDLRLIYGNASNIGVSSHMCQGRNTGPKILPAWTGEQNEDHLCDRREMLSIHWTPAMNRYFIDLLLNQALGGNKIHHMFIPEAWTQMVAMFNVKFGCQYDEDALKSQARDLRRQYNNIKILLEQNGFSWDDTREMVIAEDYIWDTYIKAHPYIQSYRNKSVPDYHKLCVIFGQESSNGWCSMAKSMYLENEDPDLMIGEDTQYHASNGCSRIDWNPSMDRHLIDLLLEQVHRGNRINGACNSELWMEMAVSFMETFGLQPDEEFLKNHHDTLGKQYYIMRTLLDRRVFSWDEARQMVTASDDVWDTYIKEYPDIESYRNISKPNYNDLCLIYGNSTDGKDWRSGRDACSNGYGTKLKNGYCGRTDWIPSMDRYFIDLMLEHVRQGSMVDKKFNNLAWGDMVAKFSAEFGHQCDKDVLKSRFMNLRKRFNDMKNLLDHDGFAWDDMRQMIIADDNLWATYLKEHPDARSYRNRTLPSYNDLFLIYGNASINGWHLETENYAGEEEGESPTSSSPTRIHGTGSVGIISGIDNDALDMGLNDIFTDLQSVAAEFELPDQRKRQKTDASSISASRKAQRPNQELLHAFDERPIMVKSSFKNEDQFYGSIESIVDALQAIPGMDDVLFLDASKLLEDEKNAQKFVAMDVNQRRRWLLRKLRR from the exons atgaatttcaaTGACTTGTGCTTGATATATGCATATACACAAGCAGATGGAAGATACAGCAGGTCAAGTCATGATATTGACTTTGATGATGATGCTCAAGGGATGAATTTTG GTGTTGGAACTACCATTCCTCCAGCAAGTGATGAGCGCCCGAAAATAGACTGGACACAGGCCATGGACCAACATTTCATTGAGCTTATGCTGGGCCATCTTAGAAACGGCAATAAAAGCAAGAACACATTCAACAAACAAGCATGGAATGATATGCTTGGTTCATTTAATGCGAAGTTTGGTTTTCCGTACGGAAAAAGTTTTTTAAGGCGTAGATATAGGAAACTGTTGAAGCACTATAGTGATGTTCAGAGTCTACTTCTACAAAAAGGGTTTTCTTGGGATGAAAAACAACAAATGGTGGTTGCTGATGATCTTGTTTGGGATAACTATGTCAAG GCACATCCAGATGCTCGTATCTACAGAAACAAGAAGATGCTGAACTACcaagatttgaggttgattTATGGAAATGCAAGCAACATTGGAGTTTCAAGTCATATGTGCCAAGGAAGAAACACTGGGCCTAAAATATTACCAGCGTGGACTG GTGAACAAAACGAAGACCATCTCTGTGATAGACGTGAGATGCTGAGTATACATTGGACACCGGCAATGAATCGATATTTTATTGACTTGTTGCTTAACCAAGCACTTGGTGGGAATAAAATTCATCACATGTTCATACCTGAGGCGTGGACTCAAATGGTTGCAATGTTCAATGTAAAATTTGGATGTCAATATGATGAAGATGCCTTGAAGTCTCAAGCCAGAGACTTGAGGAGGCAATATAATAACATAAAGATACTACTTGAACAGAATGGGTTCTCATGGGATGACACTCGAGAAATGGTCATTGCTGAGGATTATATTTGGGATACTTACATAAAG GCACATCCCTACATTCAATCATACAGAAACAAATCAGTGCCTGACTATCATAAGCTATGTGTTATATTTGGCCAAGAAAGTTCTAATGGATGGTGCAGTATGGCCAAAAGCATGTATCTTGAAAATGAAGACCCCGATTTGATGATTG GAGAGGACACCCAATACCATGCTAGTAATGGTTGTTCAAGGATAGATTGGAATCCCTCGATGGATCGGCATCTTATTGACCTTTTGTTAGAGCAAGTGCATAGAGGGAATAGGATCAATGGTGCTTGTAATTCTGAACTATGGATGGAGATGGCTGTGTCATTTATGGAAACTTTTGGATTACAACCTGATGAGGAATTTTTGAAGAATCATCATGATACTTTAGGGAAACAATATTATATTATGAGGACTCTCCTTGATCGGAGAGTGTTTTCTTGGGATGAAGCACGTCAGATGGTTACAGCCAGTGATGATGTTTGGGATACTTATATCAAG GAATACCCAGATATAGAGTCATACAGAAACATATCTAAGCCAAATTATAATGATTTGTGCTTGATCTATGGAAATTCAACTGATGGGAAGGACTGGCGATCAGGTCGAGATGCTTGCAGCAATGGTTATG GAACCAAACTTAAAAATGGCTACTGCGGGAGAACTGATTGGATACCATCAATGGATCGATATTTCATTGATCTAATGCTAGAGCACGTTCGTCAAGGGAGTATggttgataaaaaatttaacaatctAGCCTGGGGTGATATGGTTGCAAAATTTAGTGCAGAATTTGGGCATCAGTGTGACAAAGATGTCCTAAAAAGCCGTTTTATGAACTTGAGGAAACGATTCAATGATATGAAAAACCTACTTGACCATGATGGATTTGCTTGGGATGATATGCGACAGATGATAATCGCTGATGATAATCTCTGGGCTACTTATTTAAAG GAGCACCCTGATGCTCGATCATACCGCAACAGAACTCTTCCTAGTTATAATGATTTGTTCTTGATATATGGAAATGCAAGTATAAATGGGTGGCATTTGGAGACAGAGAATTATGCCG GTGAAGAGGAGGGTGAATCCCCTACTAGTAGCAGTCCAACAAGGATACATGGAACAGGTAGCGTGGGTATAATATCAGGGATTGACAATGACGCTCTTGATATGGGGTTAAATGATATCTTCACGGATCTGCAATCTGTGGCTGCAGAGTTTGAACTACCCGATCAAAGGAAAAGGCAGAAAACTGATGCTTCATCGATATCAGCATCCAGAAAAGCCCAAAGACCCAATCAAGAACTACTACATGCATTTGATGAGAGGCCGATTATGGTCAAAAGcagttttaaaaatgaagaCCAGTTTTATGGCTCAATTGAAAGCATAGTTGATGCTCTTCAAGCCATACCAGGCATGGATGACGTGCTCTTCTTAGATGCTAGCAAACTTCTCGAAGACGAGAAAAATGCCCAGAAGTTTGTTGCAATGGATGTCAATCAACGGAGGAGGTGGTTATTAAGAAAGCTTCGCCGGTAG